The Kitasatospora paranensis genome has a window encoding:
- a CDS encoding ABC transporter ATP-binding protein, protein MTAQLPVAGPAAVRRAALALVRLERGAFTAMLALNALAAIAGLTGPWLLGRIIDAVTTGTGSRTVDRLALAILAGAVAQLLLSRQARYLAHRFGERASARIREQYTARALALPADTVERAGTGDLTARGTTDVAAVGNALRDAAPDVFIAVLQILLIVGAILTVQPLLGACGALGMAGIWSGARWYLRRARAGYLDEGAANSALAEVLAATASGARTVEALGLQRHRTAVGERAVEECRRTRERTLFLRNVFFPAVSISYTVPVVVVLLTGALLHAHGVVSVGAAVSAALYVRQLEAPLDTIVVWTDQLQSAAASFARVEGLGDAPQNGDFAAAEPTDDRIEITGVRYAYDSGEDVLHGVDLTVRPGERLAVVGPSGSGKTTLSRLLAGMEHPRTGTVTVGGVPIAGLDPERLRRQVVLVTQEHHVFIGTLRDNLAIVAPDAGDADLRAALTAVGWTHELPDGLDTELGAGGHRLDGARAQQLALARVVLADPHTVILDEATALLDPTAARNTERALAAVLAGRTVIAIAHRLHTAHDADRVAVMENGRLTEVGPHHELVANNGPYATLWRTWQS, encoded by the coding sequence ATGACCGCCCAGCTCCCCGTCGCCGGCCCCGCCGCCGTGCGCCGCGCCGCGCTCGCACTGGTCCGCCTGGAACGCGGCGCCTTCACCGCCATGCTCGCCCTCAACGCCCTGGCCGCGATCGCCGGACTGACCGGGCCCTGGCTGCTCGGCCGGATCATCGACGCGGTCACCACGGGCACCGGATCCCGCACCGTCGACCGGCTCGCCCTCGCCATCCTGGCCGGCGCCGTTGCCCAACTGCTGCTCTCCCGCCAGGCCCGCTACCTCGCCCACCGCTTCGGCGAACGGGCCTCGGCCCGGATCCGCGAGCAGTACACCGCCCGCGCCCTGGCCCTGCCCGCCGACACGGTGGAGCGCGCGGGCACCGGCGACCTGACCGCCCGTGGAACCACCGACGTCGCCGCCGTCGGCAACGCCCTGCGCGATGCCGCACCGGACGTCTTCATCGCCGTCCTGCAGATCCTCCTGATCGTCGGAGCGATCCTCACCGTCCAGCCCCTGCTCGGCGCCTGCGGCGCGCTCGGCATGGCCGGCATCTGGTCGGGCGCCCGCTGGTACCTGCGCCGGGCCCGCGCCGGCTACCTCGACGAGGGCGCCGCCAACTCCGCGCTGGCCGAGGTCCTCGCCGCCACCGCCTCCGGTGCCCGGACCGTCGAGGCGCTCGGGCTCCAACGGCACCGGACCGCCGTCGGCGAGAGGGCCGTCGAGGAGTGCCGCCGCACCCGCGAACGCACCCTCTTCCTGCGCAACGTCTTCTTCCCGGCCGTCAGCATCTCCTACACCGTGCCCGTCGTGGTGGTCCTGCTGACCGGCGCCCTGCTGCACGCCCACGGCGTGGTCAGCGTCGGCGCCGCCGTCTCCGCCGCCCTGTACGTGCGCCAGCTGGAGGCCCCGCTCGACACCATCGTCGTCTGGACCGACCAACTGCAGAGCGCCGCCGCGTCGTTCGCCCGGGTCGAAGGCCTGGGCGACGCCCCGCAGAACGGCGATTTCGCCGCCGCCGAGCCGACGGACGACCGGATCGAGATCACCGGAGTCCGCTACGCCTACGACAGCGGTGAGGACGTGCTGCACGGCGTCGACCTCACCGTACGGCCCGGCGAGCGACTCGCCGTGGTCGGCCCGTCCGGCTCGGGCAAGACCACCCTCAGCCGGCTACTGGCCGGCATGGAGCACCCGCGCACCGGCACTGTCACGGTCGGCGGCGTCCCGATCGCCGGGCTCGACCCCGAGCGGCTGCGCCGCCAGGTCGTCCTGGTCACCCAGGAGCACCACGTGTTCATCGGCACCCTGCGCGACAACCTGGCGATCGTCGCCCCCGACGCCGGCGATGCCGACCTCCGAGCCGCCCTCACCGCCGTCGGCTGGACCCACGAGTTGCCCGACGGCCTGGACACCGAGCTCGGCGCCGGCGGCCACCGGCTCGACGGTGCCCGGGCCCAGCAGCTCGCGCTCGCCCGGGTCGTCCTCGCTGACCCGCACACGGTGATCCTGGACGAGGCCACCGCACTGCTCGACCCCACGGCCGCCCGCAACACCGAACGGGCGCTGGCCGCCGTCCTCGCCGGCCGCACCGTCATCGCGATCGCCCACCGCCTGCACACCGCCCACGACGCGGACCGGGTCGCCGTCATGGAGAACGGCCGCCTCACCGAGGTCGGCCCCCACCACGAACTGGTCGCCAACAACGGCCCCTACGCCACCCTCTGGCGCACCTGGCAGAGCTGA
- a CDS encoding phosphatidylinositol-specific phospholipase C, giving the protein MSLTNAPITRRTFARSALAAALAGTGLGLGAPRASATARAAAVPGGADWLGALGPDATLSRLTLPGTHDTCALYGGALVQTQSLGIPDQLAAGVRFLDIRCRAVDGVFAIHHSQFFQNIFFGDVLNQVGAFLAAHPGETVVMRVKQEYSSVPDADFGAIFADYQRRWPGLMWSEDRIPRLGDVRGRIVLLADNGALPGIRWGGSRTDIEDDYDIGTIFDFYNRKWPEASSHLDAARPPATRTACFSLSPPAPAGACGRVRPPTRQPRRSAATSADSTTPPARCSAPSRWTS; this is encoded by the coding sequence TTGTCCCTGACCAACGCTCCGATCACCAGACGCACCTTCGCCCGCTCCGCGCTCGCCGCCGCCCTGGCCGGCACGGGGCTCGGCCTCGGAGCGCCACGGGCCTCCGCCACCGCCCGGGCCGCGGCCGTGCCCGGCGGCGCCGACTGGCTCGGTGCCCTCGGCCCCGACGCCACGCTGTCCCGGCTCACCCTCCCCGGCACCCACGACACCTGCGCCCTGTACGGCGGTGCCCTGGTGCAGACCCAGTCGCTGGGCATCCCGGACCAACTGGCGGCCGGAGTGAGGTTCCTGGACATCCGGTGCCGGGCCGTCGACGGGGTGTTCGCGATCCACCACTCGCAGTTCTTCCAGAACATCTTCTTCGGAGACGTCCTCAACCAGGTCGGCGCCTTCCTCGCCGCCCACCCGGGCGAGACCGTGGTGATGCGGGTCAAGCAGGAGTACTCCAGCGTCCCCGACGCCGACTTCGGAGCGATCTTCGCCGACTACCAGCGCCGCTGGCCGGGCCTGATGTGGAGCGAGGACCGCATACCGCGGCTCGGCGACGTCCGCGGCAGGATCGTGCTGCTCGCCGACAACGGCGCGCTGCCGGGCATCCGCTGGGGCGGGTCCCGCACCGACATCGAGGACGACTACGACATCGGCACGATCTTCGACTTCTACAACCGCAAGTGGCCGGAGGCCTCCTCGCACCTGGACGCCGCCCGGCCTCCGGCGACCCGAACCGCCTGTTTCTCACTTTCACCTCCAGCTCCGGCTGGGGCCTGTGGCCGCGTCAGGCCGCCGACGCGGCAGCCTCGAAGATCCGCGGCTACCTCGGCGGACTCGACCACGCCTCCCGCCCGGTGCTCGGCACCGTCCCGATGGACTTCGTGA
- a CDS encoding patatin-like phospholipase family protein, translating into MNDAALVLGGGGPVGGAWMVGVLAGLVEAGVDPAAADTLIGTSAGAIHGTRLAFGESPRDLYERQLADLDRIEMRVTLAQTARFLWAALPARDPERSIRRLGRAALTAHPAPDRGLHDIVRTMLGDLTAWPDRPLRITAVDAATGRIEAFDAGSGLALVDAVAASCAVPLLWQPVTALGRQWIDGGSRSTGNLQLATGQRQVLAVTPIPTAVGPHPDAQRQAAELRAAGTRTTLVVPDGEARRAMGRDLTANARRPAAARAGHRQGIAAAAALIRTWPR; encoded by the coding sequence GTGAACGATGCCGCACTGGTGCTCGGCGGCGGCGGACCCGTCGGCGGCGCCTGGATGGTCGGCGTGCTCGCCGGCCTCGTCGAGGCAGGTGTCGACCCGGCCGCCGCCGACACCCTCATCGGGACCTCCGCAGGAGCGATCCACGGCACCCGGCTCGCCTTCGGCGAGAGCCCCCGAGATCTGTACGAGCGCCAACTCGCGGACCTCGACCGGATCGAGATGCGCGTCACCCTCGCTCAGACCGCCCGCTTCCTGTGGGCGGCTCTTCCTGCCCGGGACCCGGAACGCTCGATCCGGCGGCTCGGGCGCGCCGCCCTCACCGCGCACCCCGCCCCCGACCGCGGTCTGCACGACATCGTGCGGACCATGCTGGGCGACCTCACCGCCTGGCCGGATCGCCCCCTGCGGATCACCGCCGTCGATGCCGCCACCGGACGGATCGAGGCGTTCGACGCCGGGTCCGGGCTCGCCCTCGTCGACGCGGTCGCCGCCAGCTGCGCCGTACCGCTGCTCTGGCAGCCCGTCACCGCCCTCGGACGGCAGTGGATCGACGGCGGCTCCCGCTCCACCGGCAACCTCCAACTGGCCACCGGCCAACGGCAGGTCCTCGCGGTCACGCCGATTCCCACCGCCGTGGGCCCGCACCCGGATGCCCAGCGGCAGGCAGCCGAACTCCGTGCGGCCGGCACCCGTACCACCCTGGTCGTCCCGGACGGCGAAGCCCGCCGCGCGATGGGCCGCGACCTCACCGCCAACGCCCGTCGTCCGGCCGCCGCCCGAGCTGGCCACCGCCAGGGCATCGCCGCCGCGGCGGCCCTCATCCGCACCTGGCCCAGGTGA
- a CDS encoding TetR/AcrR family transcriptional regulator, with protein MDAASGTAPSKRRDARRNRDLLVDAARQAFAEQGIDAPLDVIARRAGVGNATLYRHFPSRAALVDAVFGDLLAATSAAGEHARSVEDPWEALTQYLEHVFTGLAADRGSNDLMTAQLPDSRALQAVHEHNRQTVDILLARGRDRGSIRPDLAPEDVLLALAALGRTVPALTEAADPDAWRRPLALLLDSFRASPGHSSLPAPALRPEQLGAVLHRLGPHRTAH; from the coding sequence ATGGACGCCGCGAGCGGCACGGCACCATCCAAGCGGCGCGACGCCCGGCGCAACCGGGACCTCCTGGTCGACGCGGCCCGCCAGGCCTTCGCCGAACAGGGCATCGACGCCCCGCTCGACGTGATCGCCCGCCGTGCGGGCGTCGGCAACGCCACCCTGTACCGCCACTTCCCGAGCCGGGCGGCGCTGGTCGACGCGGTCTTCGGCGACCTGCTCGCCGCCACCTCGGCCGCCGGTGAGCACGCCCGCTCCGTCGAGGACCCGTGGGAGGCGCTCACCCAGTACCTGGAGCACGTCTTCACCGGCCTCGCCGCCGACCGCGGCAGCAACGACCTCATGACCGCACAGCTGCCGGACAGCCGGGCCCTGCAGGCCGTGCACGAGCACAATCGGCAGACCGTCGACATCCTCTTGGCCCGCGGCCGAGACCGGGGCAGCATCCGCCCGGACCTCGCGCCCGAGGATGTCCTGCTCGCGCTCGCCGCCCTCGGCCGCACCGTCCCCGCCCTCACCGAGGCCGCCGATCCCGACGCCTGGCGCCGTCCTCTGGCCCTCCTTCTCGACAGCTTCCGCGCCTCGCCCGGCCACTCCTCCCTGCCCGCCCCCGCACTGCGCCCCGAGCAGCTCGGCGCCGTCCTCCACCGCCTCGGCCCGCACCGCACCGCCCATTGA
- a CDS encoding VC0807 family protein has product MAGLWFLISIRARRPLLFHGGRPLLEGRFRSDGTSWDVLWEREPAFRRIWRVSTAIWAVAMLIDAAVRIVMAYTLPMDLVPGLGALLWPVTLVLLQLVNGVYYEVAGLWRLTAGTTTPSTDD; this is encoded by the coding sequence GTGGCCGGGCTCTGGTTCCTGATCTCGATCAGGGCCAGGCGCCCGCTGCTCTTCCACGGCGGCCGCCCCCTGCTGGAGGGGCGGTTCCGATCCGACGGCACCTCGTGGGACGTGCTGTGGGAACGCGAGCCGGCCTTCCGGCGGATCTGGCGGGTCTCGACCGCGATCTGGGCAGTGGCGATGCTGATCGACGCCGCCGTGCGGATCGTGATGGCCTACACCCTGCCGATGGACCTGGTCCCCGGCCTGGGCGCACTGCTCTGGCCCGTCACACTGGTGCTGCTGCAACTGGTCAACGGCGTCTACTACGAGGTGGCCGGACTCTGGCGGCTGACCGCCGGCACGACCACGCCCTCGACGGATGACTGA
- the ftsX gene encoding permease-like cell division protein FtsX: MRAQTVLSEIAVGLRRNLTMTIAVVASVAVALTLAGASFVVRAQVESMKGYWYDKAEVNVYFCTKADALTTPRCMNGAATDQQIADVKDALDKMPMVQSSTFVSAAQGYQLWRKMNPDSPLPAVVGPDAIQPSWQVKLKDPTKYDIIRSAFTGMPGVHSVNDQRSVMDNVFLLLNALQTAALLLTGLMLAIALLLIVNAVRVSAHSRRRETGIMRLVGASNLSVQLPFIAEAVVAALLGATLASVFLLAGHYAVIHVIGGRITFFHFVGISAVLTVIPLLIVAGAAMAAGAALITLRKYLRV, from the coding sequence ATGCGCGCCCAGACCGTCCTGTCGGAGATCGCTGTCGGCCTGCGCCGCAATCTGACGATGACGATCGCCGTCGTCGCCAGCGTGGCAGTCGCCCTCACCCTGGCCGGCGCCAGCTTCGTCGTCCGCGCCCAGGTCGAGTCGATGAAGGGGTACTGGTACGACAAGGCCGAGGTGAACGTCTACTTCTGCACCAAGGCCGACGCCCTCACCACACCGCGCTGTATGAACGGCGCCGCCACCGACCAGCAGATCGCCGATGTCAAGGACGCACTCGACAAGATGCCGATGGTGCAGTCCTCAACCTTCGTCAGCGCCGCGCAGGGCTACCAGCTCTGGAGAAAGATGAACCCGGACAGCCCGCTTCCGGCCGTCGTCGGCCCGGACGCGATACAGCCGTCGTGGCAGGTGAAGCTGAAGGACCCGACCAAGTACGACATCATCAGATCCGCATTCACGGGAATGCCCGGAGTCCACTCGGTCAACGACCAGCGGTCGGTCATGGACAACGTGTTCCTGCTGCTCAACGCACTGCAGACGGCGGCGCTCCTGCTGACGGGGCTGATGCTCGCCATCGCGCTCCTGCTGATCGTCAACGCCGTCCGTGTCTCCGCCCACAGCCGCCGACGCGAGACCGGCATCATGCGGCTCGTCGGCGCGTCCAACCTCTCCGTCCAGCTGCCTTTCATCGCTGAAGCCGTGGTCGCCGCACTGCTCGGCGCAACACTGGCATCCGTATTTCTGCTCGCCGGCCACTACGCCGTCATCCACGTCATCGGCGGCCGCATCACGTTCTTCCACTTCGTCGGCATCTCCGCCGTGCTGACGGTGATTCCGCTGCTCATCGTGGCCGGAGCCGCAATGGCGGCAGGTGCGGCTCTCATCACGCTGCGCAAGTACCTGAGGGTCTAG
- a CDS encoding CHAP domain-containing protein, with amino-acid sequence MKNIRTMLTVAGTALAMAVPLIGATTAPAFAASRDGVCDSGEFCYYYNSDEAGSVSDFTGSISDLGDTQPTCYEFKSAGSGQGICTKNNAASVWNRTSHTVRVYFNSNYGGASQDFAPGAKGNLNTTLKNNEASHQFLTSGGSGNQTPTNDFDHGTRGFAADNCTAFAAYRIASRLGVPNFSNSYGGTTWGNAGTWDDAARRVGVTVNTTPTVGAIAVNDVHKVGHVAYVNAVYSDGSFDVEEYNWNNPLAYGTRSHVHVSSAQSDFQWMLHF; translated from the coding sequence ATGAAGAACATACGCACCATGCTCACCGTCGCCGGCACCGCACTCGCCATGGCCGTCCCCCTCATCGGCGCCACCACCGCCCCCGCCTTCGCCGCCTCCCGCGACGGAGTCTGCGACTCCGGCGAGTTCTGCTACTACTACAACAGCGACGAAGCCGGCTCCGTCTCCGACTTCACCGGCTCCATCAGCGACCTCGGCGACACCCAGCCCACCTGCTACGAATTCAAGAGCGCCGGCTCCGGCCAGGGCATCTGCACCAAGAACAACGCCGCATCCGTATGGAACCGCACCAGCCACACCGTCCGCGTCTACTTCAACAGCAACTACGGCGGCGCCAGCCAGGACTTCGCCCCCGGCGCCAAGGGCAACCTCAACACCACCCTCAAGAACAACGAAGCCTCCCACCAGTTCCTCACCAGCGGCGGCAGCGGCAACCAGACCCCCACCAACGACTTCGACCACGGCACCCGCGGCTTCGCCGCCGACAACTGCACCGCCTTCGCCGCCTACCGCATCGCCAGCCGCCTCGGCGTCCCCAACTTCAGCAACTCCTACGGCGGCACCACCTGGGGCAACGCCGGCACCTGGGACGACGCCGCCCGCCGCGTCGGCGTCACCGTCAACACCACCCCCACCGTCGGCGCCATCGCCGTCAACGACGTCCACAAGGTCGGCCACGTCGCCTACGTCAACGCCGTCTACTCCGACGGCTCCTTCGACGTCGAGGAATACAACTGGAACAACCCCCTCGCCTACGGCACCCGCAGCCACGTCCACGTCAGCAGCGCCCAGTCCGACTTCCAGTGGATGCTCCACTTCTAA